From Bacillus sp. FSL K6-3431, the proteins below share one genomic window:
- a CDS encoding NADPH-dependent FMN reductase has product MKLVAIVGSLRKDSYNKKLASFMKEHFQNRVEIEILPIEEIPMYNQDKELTPPDVVIDIKSKIAASDGVLIVTPEYNHSIPGVLKNAIDWFSRVDKVMVNKPVMVVGGSGGALGTVRAQMQLRQILNSPGVSALTLPGNEVFIGAIHERLDQSGKLIHEPTINFLNTVMENFIDWIQKTNN; this is encoded by the coding sequence TTGAAGTTGGTTGCAATAGTTGGTAGTTTACGGAAAGATTCTTATAATAAAAAGCTTGCTTCTTTTATGAAGGAACATTTTCAAAATAGGGTTGAGATTGAGATTCTGCCGATTGAAGAGATTCCGATGTACAACCAAGACAAAGAACTCACGCCACCCGATGTTGTTATAGACATCAAAAGTAAAATTGCTGCCAGTGATGGGGTGTTAATAGTAACACCCGAGTATAATCACTCAATTCCTGGCGTATTGAAAAATGCAATTGACTGGTTTTCTAGGGTAGATAAAGTAATGGTTAATAAACCAGTCATGGTTGTTGGTGGATCTGGAGGTGCCTTAGGTACAGTACGCGCGCAAATGCAACTACGACAAATCTTGAATTCACCCGGAGTATCGGCACTTACCTTACCAGGTAATGAGGTATTTATCGGAGCGATCCATGAAAGGCTGGATCAATCCGGAAAACTTATTCACGAACCTACCATCAACTTCTTAAATACAGTAATGGAAAACTTTATTGATTGGATACAAAAAACGAATAACTGA
- a CDS encoding FUSC family protein — MNKSFKRFYSYLASAFFMVNQAFEMRKAPIPWIKAISAGVCAALPPLIGLLVGNLQYGLLAGIGSFTYLYIFNEPYAQRAKKLLCVLLGMSLAVGLGTLFAPLPILSAVTVGMIGAIGTFIFGALKIPGPAAIFFILGFSMATGMPIDPTLALMRGGLVFLGGVLAWLIGMAGRLIEPHGPEKKAMKGVCQELASLLESVGTEDFPEARWKTVLQMKTADDTLLAGYSSWRTSNLYKRLFLLNHQANSILLDIFKFDSQDSPTLPPELSQSVRDLAEVIENRNKRNGLKMSNFQHENEDVRHLFLKIDDAYLLMSEPVSQLNGEMKISKPSLKTVLGGALDHNSIVLLNAIRYGIVLTIAAIIAFSFDFNRSYWIILSCAAVMLGSTVMATFHRAIQRTFGTIIGILAASLILSLEPTGMVIITLIMIMTFFTELFIGKNYAIAVMFITPNALLLAESTTRMHNVSYFATTRITDIFMGCVIGLIGTILLGRRSASSRLPRSIARTIRSQTQLLLMLFSEKRSDLSCEEIREQEMQTNLTNLKILYSTALGEIPTNITMGNLRPAITSIEHIGYLLHYYLKISIYSSLSDEELAQLMLVFENMAMAAEQKQPLAKMTVPYLEKYPLLQKETSNLQEALQIFGTNK, encoded by the coding sequence ATGAATAAATCATTTAAACGTTTCTATTCATATTTAGCATCCGCATTTTTCATGGTGAATCAGGCTTTTGAAATGAGGAAAGCACCTATACCGTGGATAAAAGCGATTAGCGCAGGAGTGTGTGCCGCACTGCCACCTTTAATTGGATTATTAGTTGGGAATCTACAATATGGTTTGTTAGCTGGCATTGGAAGTTTCACTTATTTATATATATTTAATGAACCATATGCTCAAAGAGCCAAGAAATTGCTATGTGTATTACTCGGAATGAGTTTAGCCGTAGGGTTAGGGACTCTATTTGCTCCTTTACCAATCCTATCAGCTGTCACCGTGGGGATGATTGGGGCAATCGGGACATTTATCTTTGGAGCGTTAAAAATTCCAGGACCTGCTGCAATCTTTTTTATTTTAGGTTTTTCCATGGCTACTGGTATGCCAATTGATCCAACTCTTGCTCTTATGCGTGGGGGACTTGTTTTTCTAGGTGGTGTCTTAGCATGGTTGATCGGAATGGCAGGCAGATTGATAGAACCTCATGGACCAGAGAAGAAAGCTATGAAAGGGGTTTGTCAGGAGTTAGCTTCACTTTTAGAGTCAGTCGGAACAGAAGACTTTCCTGAGGCGAGATGGAAAACGGTTCTACAAATGAAAACAGCAGATGATACCCTTTTAGCTGGGTACAGTTCTTGGCGCACTTCTAACCTTTATAAACGATTGTTTCTACTAAATCACCAAGCTAACTCAATATTGTTGGATATATTCAAATTTGATTCACAAGATAGTCCGACACTTCCCCCAGAATTAAGTCAGTCAGTCCGAGATTTAGCAGAGGTTATTGAAAATAGGAATAAAAGGAATGGATTAAAAATGTCTAATTTTCAACATGAGAATGAAGATGTCCGACATTTATTTTTAAAAATTGATGATGCTTATCTTCTTATGTCTGAACCAGTTTCTCAACTTAATGGAGAAATGAAGATTTCCAAGCCATCCTTAAAAACTGTTCTTGGAGGAGCACTTGATCATAATTCAATTGTTCTATTAAATGCGATAAGATATGGGATTGTCCTAACAATAGCTGCTATCATCGCCTTTTCTTTTGACTTTAATCGTTCCTATTGGATTATTTTATCTTGTGCAGCTGTCATGTTGGGATCTACTGTCATGGCAACTTTCCATCGCGCGATTCAAAGGACATTTGGGACAATCATTGGCATTCTTGCGGCGAGTCTTATTCTTTCGCTGGAGCCTACAGGAATGGTAATCATTACTCTCATCATGATAATGACTTTCTTCACCGAGCTTTTTATTGGGAAAAATTATGCGATTGCTGTAATGTTTATTACGCCAAACGCTTTGCTACTTGCAGAAAGCACAACACGGATGCATAATGTTAGCTATTTTGCCACAACGAGAATTACGGATATTTTCATGGGCTGTGTGATAGGTTTAATAGGGACAATATTGCTTGGTAGGCGGTCCGCCTCGAGTCGTCTTCCTCGCTCAATAGCCAGGACAATCCGAAGCCAAACACAATTGCTCCTCATGTTGTTTTCAGAAAAAAGAAGTGATTTGTCGTGTGAAGAAATCAGAGAGCAAGAAATGCAAACGAATCTTACTAATTTAAAAATTTTATATTCAACAGCTCTTGGTGAGATTCCAACTAATATCACAATGGGAAATCTCAGACCTGCTATCACTTCTATTGAACATATTGGATATTTGCTTCACTACTACTTGAAAATTTCTATATACTCTTCTTTATCTGATGAGGAGCTGGCACAATTAATGCTTGTTTTTGAAAATATGGCAATGGCTGCTGAGCAAAAACAGCCACTTGCTAAAATGACAGTACCTTATTTAGAAAAATATCCACTTTTACAAAAGGAAACTTCAAACTTGCAGGAAGCACTTCAAATCTTCGGTACGAATAAATGA
- a CDS encoding monooxygenase, with product MAYILQMDFTHTGPFGEEMTAAFSDLTKSINEENGFLWKIWTENAQTNEAGGIYAFETKEDAEKYLAKHLKRLSGFGVKNVNAKIFDINTSLTEINNGPLK from the coding sequence ATGGCATATATTTTACAGATGGATTTCACTCATACTGGGCCGTTTGGTGAAGAAATGACCGCCGCTTTTTCCGATTTAACGAAAAGCATCAATGAGGAAAACGGATTCCTTTGGAAAATTTGGACTGAAAATGCTCAAACTAACGAAGCCGGTGGAATTTATGCCTTTGAAACAAAAGAGGATGCTGAAAAATACCTAGCCAAACATTTAAAACGCTTAAGCGGATTTGGCGTAAAAAACGTAAATGCAAAAATATTTGACATAAATACGAGCTTAACTGAAATAAATAATGGACCTTTAAAATAA
- a CDS encoding DsbA family protein, producing MKNNMICDLETGICGEAGNGEMEFIDLNKPKKTITLYYVTDPICSHCWALEPVLRKFEEQYGHHFNIQTVMGGLLENWDGFADVSNGISGTADVAGHWQEVGEQSRMPIDGTVWFENPIQSSFPPSRVYKIIQKQDDKLATVFLRRIRESLFAFNKNIAEDQQMIDVINQLGLNGADIVKEAHLEKGHQLLNEDFTLARSLGVRGFPSIIMVNQDNKGVKIVGARSLDYYVNGLKQVLSQDEELLHPKQQSPLAELLKKEELLFSKEIEVMYDIEQKEFDGFIQKELSADTYELKEVLGEKYIEKK from the coding sequence ATGAAAAATAATATGATATGCGACTTAGAGACGGGTATTTGCGGGGAAGCTGGAAATGGAGAAATGGAATTCATCGACCTAAATAAACCTAAGAAAACCATTACACTTTATTATGTTACTGACCCAATCTGTTCACACTGTTGGGCACTTGAGCCTGTGCTTCGTAAGTTCGAAGAGCAGTATGGTCACCATTTCAATATTCAAACAGTCATGGGAGGATTATTGGAGAATTGGGATGGTTTTGCCGATGTAAGTAATGGTATTTCAGGAACTGCCGATGTTGCTGGCCATTGGCAAGAAGTTGGTGAACAATCCCGCATGCCGATTGATGGAACAGTTTGGTTCGAAAATCCGATCCAATCATCCTTCCCTCCTTCTCGTGTCTATAAAATCATTCAAAAGCAAGATGATAAATTAGCAACGGTATTCCTCCGTCGGATTCGAGAATCTCTCTTTGCTTTTAACAAAAACATTGCGGAAGATCAGCAAATGATTGATGTGATTAATCAACTTGGTCTCAACGGTGCAGATATTGTTAAAGAAGCACATCTTGAAAAAGGTCATCAGTTATTGAATGAAGACTTTACGCTTGCTAGAAGTCTTGGTGTACGTGGTTTTCCATCTATTATCATGGTCAATCAAGATAATAAAGGTGTCAAAATAGTCGGGGCTAGATCACTAGATTACTACGTGAATGGATTAAAACAGGTTCTCTCTCAGGATGAGGAGCTACTACATCCAAAGCAACAATCTCCCCTTGCTGAGCTACTAAAAAAAGAGGAATTATTATTTTCGAAGGAAATCGAAGTAATGTACGATATTGAGCAAAAAGAGTTTGACGGTTTTATTCAAAAAGAACTTTCGGCTGATACGTATGAGCTAAAAGAAGTTCTCGGTGAAAAATATATCGAAAAGAAATAA
- a CDS encoding winged helix-turn-helix transcriptional regulator: MNICPYLESSFQILGRKWNGLIIHYLSLCKDSTAHFSDIKRDLTDITPRALSMKLSELSEHGLVDKKVIGLSPVIISYELTIKGQSLAQALKPIQEWAQQYQQITK, encoded by the coding sequence ATTAACATTTGTCCCTATTTAGAGTCCTCCTTTCAAATTCTCGGGAGAAAGTGGAATGGGCTTATCATCCATTATTTATCCCTTTGCAAGGATAGTACAGCTCACTTTTCTGATATCAAAAGAGATCTTACAGACATTACACCAAGGGCACTCTCTATGAAGTTATCTGAACTTAGTGAGCACGGCTTGGTTGACAAAAAGGTGATTGGATTATCCCCTGTTATCATCTCTTATGAATTAACAATAAAAGGGCAATCACTTGCACAGGCACTTAAGCCCATTCAAGAATGGGCGCAGCAATATCAACAAATTACAAAATAA
- a CDS encoding four-helix bundle copper-binding protein, with protein MNPTYESCLKACLDCLEACNHCYDACLKEDNVKMMEQCIRMDRDCADMCVFAARVMQTNSPFVKEICQLCSDICEACGNECKKHDHDHCQRCADACFICAEACRNMVA; from the coding sequence ATGAATCCAACGTATGAGTCATGTTTAAAAGCTTGTCTGGATTGTCTAGAAGCTTGCAATCATTGCTATGATGCCTGTTTGAAGGAAGATAATGTTAAGATGATGGAACAATGTATTAGGATGGACAGAGATTGTGCAGATATGTGTGTATTTGCTGCCAGAGTAATGCAGACAAATAGCCCGTTCGTAAAAGAAATTTGCCAATTATGTTCTGATATTTGTGAGGCATGTGGTAATGAATGTAAGAAGCATGACCATGACCACTGTCAACGATGTGCTGATGCGTGCTTTATATGTGCAGAAGCATGTAGGAACATGGTGGCGTAA
- the hxlB gene encoding 6-phospho-3-hexuloisomerase — MKTTQFTKEILKELQRTAELINDSEAEQLVDGILKAKKVFVAGAGRSGFMAKSFAMRMMHVGLEPYVVGETVTPNLEQDDIFIVGSGSGETKSLVSMAEKAKSIGAMIVAVTINPTSLIGQLADIIIEIPAQTKSGENSGAKSIQPMGTLFEQSLLLFYDSIILRFMEKKELNSKKMYGRHANLE, encoded by the coding sequence ATGAAGACTACTCAGTTTACAAAAGAAATTTTAAAAGAACTCCAACGTACAGCCGAACTGATTAATGATTCCGAAGCGGAACAGCTCGTTGATGGTATTTTGAAAGCGAAAAAGGTATTTGTCGCTGGAGCAGGTCGTTCAGGTTTTATGGCGAAGTCATTTGCTATGCGTATGATGCATGTTGGACTAGAACCATATGTCGTTGGTGAGACAGTCACACCGAATCTAGAACAAGACGATATTTTCATCGTCGGTTCTGGTTCTGGTGAAACGAAAAGTCTTGTTTCCATGGCAGAAAAAGCAAAAAGCATTGGCGCTATGATTGTTGCTGTAACGATTAATCCCACATCATTGATTGGACAATTGGCGGACATCATTATTGAAATCCCCGCTCAAACAAAATCGGGGGAAAACTCCGGGGCCAAGTCTATCCAACCAATGGGCACCCTCTTTGAACAAAGTCTCTTACTTTTCTACGATTCCATTATTTTAAGGTTCATGGAAAAGAAAGAATTAAATTCAAAGAAGATGTACGGTAGACACGCTAATTTAGAATAA
- the hxlA gene encoding 3-hexulose-6-phosphate synthase, protein MKLQLALDLVNIPEAIELVNEVQAYIDVVEIGTPIINSEGHRAVKELKEAFPHLTVLADVKIMDAAGYEVMKASAAGADIVTILGAAEDESIKGAVEEAKKQGKEILADLIAVKDIKGRAQELDALGVDYICVHTGYDLQAVGQDSLEDLRAIKSVVKNAKTAIAGGIKLETLPEVLTAQPDLVIVGGGITSKDDKKAAAAEIQQLIKEAAATV, encoded by the coding sequence ATGAAATTACAATTAGCATTAGATCTAGTAAATATTCCAGAGGCAATAGAATTAGTGAATGAGGTTCAAGCATATATCGATGTTGTCGAAATCGGCACACCTATTATTAATAGTGAAGGTCATAGAGCAGTAAAGGAATTAAAAGAAGCATTTCCACATTTAACTGTCCTTGCTGATGTGAAAATTATGGATGCGGCAGGATATGAAGTGATGAAAGCATCTGCAGCTGGTGCTGATATCGTTACAATCCTTGGTGCAGCAGAAGACGAATCTATCAAAGGTGCAGTAGAAGAGGCGAAAAAACAAGGAAAAGAAATCCTAGCAGATTTAATTGCAGTGAAAGATATCAAAGGTCGCGCTCAAGAATTGGATGCACTAGGTGTTGATTATATTTGCGTACATACTGGCTATGATTTACAAGCTGTTGGTCAAGACTCACTTGAAGACTTGCGTGCAATTAAAAGCGTTGTCAAAAATGCGAAAACGGCTATTGCCGGAGGGATTAAATTAGAAACTTTGCCAGAAGTGCTTACAGCGCAGCCAGATTTAGTTATTGTTGGCGGTGGCATTACAAGCAAAGATGATAAAAAAGCCGCAGCGGCGGAAATACAACAGCTCATTAAAGAAGCGGCTGCTACCGTATAA
- a CDS encoding winged helix-turn-helix transcriptional regulator produces MGRICAKEFNCEKELTLAVIGGKWKMLILWYLGKEGTKRFNELKKLIPGITQRMLVNQLRELESDFIIHREVYPVVPPKVEYSLTEQGQTLMPILESMYSWGKNYKTFTEEKIDDVATFTGSTN; encoded by the coding sequence ATGGGTCGTATTTGCGCTAAAGAGTTCAACTGTGAAAAAGAGCTAACACTTGCTGTTATAGGCGGTAAATGGAAGATGCTTATTCTATGGTATTTAGGTAAAGAAGGCACGAAACGGTTTAATGAATTAAAAAAACTCATCCCGGGAATTACTCAGAGAATGCTTGTAAATCAATTGCGCGAACTTGAATCGGATTTTATCATTCACCGAGAGGTTTACCCTGTTGTGCCTCCAAAAGTTGAATATTCATTGACTGAACAAGGACAAACATTAATGCCCATTCTTGAATCGATGTATAGCTGGGGCAAAAACTATAAAACTTTTACCGAAGAAAAAATTGATGATGTGGCTACATTCACTGGATCTACCAACTAA
- a CDS encoding MFS transporter → MLETKRALPILFAVMFFVMVGFGIIIPVLPFYAENIGASPTQLGMLMAVYSLMQLLFAPMWGRVSDRIGRKPVIMIGISGLALSFFLMGASSSLWMLFAARIIGGFLSSANMPTVMAYVADITTPEDRGKGMGIVGAAVGLGFVFGPAIGGIFSKVSLSTPFYIAGASSLLTFFLVWFFLKESLPQESRGQQNSKKTSLWQAMSGSLSVLFMLQLFISLSLSGLEATFAYYAAKKAGLGTVKLGYIFMIMGLAGAFVQGGLVGRMTKKFGEGFVIQIGIIVSAIGFGLILFVNNFTTAAIFLTIFGIGNGVIRPSVSALLTKTSTSGHGSTTGLLSSVDSLGRIIGPPLGGWLFSIAAGLPYISGIILSLIALVLYRFYTAQASKLHQLS, encoded by the coding sequence ATGTTAGAAACAAAAAGAGCCTTACCAATCTTATTTGCCGTCATGTTTTTCGTCATGGTTGGTTTTGGTATTATTATCCCAGTACTACCCTTTTATGCTGAAAATATAGGTGCTTCTCCAACACAATTAGGCATGCTCATGGCTGTTTATTCGCTCATGCAGCTTTTATTCGCGCCCATGTGGGGACGTGTTTCTGACCGAATTGGCCGAAAACCGGTGATTATGATTGGAATTTCTGGACTTGCCCTTTCATTTTTCTTGATGGGAGCATCATCATCCCTTTGGATGCTATTTGCAGCTAGAATCATCGGCGGATTTTTATCTTCCGCTAATATGCCAACGGTGATGGCTTATGTAGCTGATATTACAACCCCTGAAGACCGCGGCAAAGGAATGGGGATTGTAGGCGCGGCTGTTGGGCTAGGTTTTGTATTTGGTCCAGCTATTGGCGGGATATTTTCAAAAGTAAGTTTAAGCACGCCTTTTTATATCGCTGGAGCCTCATCCCTTCTCACTTTTTTCCTTGTGTGGTTTTTTCTTAAGGAATCTTTGCCACAAGAAAGTAGAGGTCAGCAAAATTCTAAAAAAACATCATTATGGCAGGCAATGAGTGGATCGTTATCCGTTTTATTCATGCTACAATTATTTATTTCCTTATCCTTATCAGGCTTAGAAGCAACTTTCGCTTATTATGCCGCTAAAAAGGCCGGATTAGGAACAGTTAAACTTGGCTATATCTTTATGATTATGGGATTAGCTGGAGCCTTTGTTCAAGGTGGATTAGTTGGGAGGATGACCAAAAAGTTTGGTGAGGGATTTGTCATTCAAATTGGAATTATCGTTTCTGCTATCGGCTTCGGACTTATCTTATTCGTCAATAACTTTACAACTGCTGCAATTTTTTTAACGATCTTCGGAATTGGAAATGGCGTTATTCGTCCAAGCGTTTCCGCATTATTAACGAAAACTTCGACGTCTGGACATGGTAGTACCACTGGATTATTATCTTCCGTCGACTCGCTCGGAAGAATAATCGGTCCGCCATTAGGTGGCTGGCTCTTCTCAATCGCAGCTGGACTACCTTATATCTCGGGGATTATTTTATCCTTAATTGCTCTTGTTCTATATCGCTTCTATACAGCTCAAGCGAGCAAACTTCACCAACTTAGTTAA
- a CDS encoding PadR family transcriptional regulator, which yields MEHRSLLLLGLLMTQSQHGYQIHDFIERNLTFITNMKKATAYSLLDKLSKEGYIDVSIEYDGNRPPRKVYSINENGIGHFYDLLSENLSSAETVFYEGDIGLMFLDHLPVDQTIKSLHKRHQELQDKYHVLMQLPIHDHSNGVNIAIRHKQKMLEAELSFLTETIQTLASK from the coding sequence ATGGAGCATCGTTCTTTACTTCTTTTAGGATTACTCATGACACAGAGCCAACACGGTTATCAAATTCATGACTTTATTGAAAGAAACCTTACTTTCATTACGAATATGAAAAAAGCAACAGCCTATTCTTTGCTCGATAAATTGAGTAAGGAGGGTTATATAGACGTTTCTATCGAATATGATGGCAACCGCCCGCCACGGAAAGTTTATTCTATTAATGAGAATGGAATAGGACATTTCTATGATTTATTATCTGAAAACCTGTCATCTGCCGAAACTGTTTTTTATGAAGGAGACATTGGCTTGATGTTTCTCGACCATCTACCAGTAGATCAAACAATTAAGTCTTTACATAAAAGGCATCAAGAATTACAGGATAAATACCATGTATTAATGCAATTGCCTATTCATGATCATAGTAACGGCGTTAACATTGCGATTCGTCATAAGCAAAAAATGTTGGAAGCTGAGCTATCTTTCTTAACTGAAACAATTCAAACACTAGCAAGCAAGTAA
- a CDS encoding DUF7010 family protein: MNFDQQLSVMIKDISNKNKKGLPFILASCVIWTLITVAMLLPIEEYKIINLIILCCASLVMPLGYLFTKMLKLEFSVKNNPLSKVILIFTLNQMIYLLIVIWAFNGAPEKMVMIYAIIYGAHLFPYHWVYQSPIYKYMAFIIPVISFVLGYILSGTTMFLLPGFVLLCEIIFAVKLYAEFKERNE; the protein is encoded by the coding sequence TTGAATTTTGATCAACAGTTGTCGGTTATGATTAAAGATATATCTAATAAAAATAAAAAAGGATTGCCTTTTATTTTGGCATCCTGTGTGATTTGGACTTTAATTACTGTTGCAATGTTATTGCCTATTGAAGAATATAAGATTATCAATCTCATTATTCTTTGTTGCGCTTCATTGGTGATGCCGCTAGGCTATTTATTTACAAAAATGTTAAAATTGGAATTCTCTGTGAAGAATAATCCACTCTCTAAGGTCATCTTGATATTTACATTAAATCAAATGATATATTTATTAATTGTCATTTGGGCCTTCAATGGAGCGCCTGAAAAAATGGTTATGATATATGCAATTATATATGGTGCCCATCTTTTTCCATATCATTGGGTATATCAGTCACCTATATATAAATATATGGCGTTTATTATCCCTGTTATTTCTTTTGTTTTAGGATATATATTAAGTGGAACAACAATGTTTTTATTACCTGGATTTGTTTTACTTTGCGAAATCATATTTGCTGTAAAGTTATATGCGGAATTTAAAGAGAGAAACGAATAA